From a single Bacillus pseudomycoides DSM 12442 genomic region:
- a CDS encoding AMP-binding protein — LYGGRLVLVPSFVARDPEAFAELLLKEKVTILNQTPTAFYQLSHQMKKMKSAEMPIRKVIFGGEKLSPLQLKDWKVAYPSTQLINMYGITETTVHVTYKEITEKEIETNISNIGKPIPTLQVYVLDGQKNLLPVGIGGEMYVAGEGVARGYWNRPELTEERFVENPFQPGERMYKTGDLARWLEDGNLEYLGRMDDQVKIRGHR, encoded by the coding sequence GTTGTATGGAGGCCGGCTAGTTCTTGTTCCATCTTTTGTGGCTCGGGATCCTGAGGCTTTTGCTGAGCTGCTTCTCAAAGAGAAAGTGACCATCTTGAATCAGACGCCTACGGCATTTTATCAGCTTTCTCACCAGATGAAAAAGATGAAGTCAGCCGAGATGCCGATCCGTAAAGTTATTTTTGGGGGCGAAAAGCTGTCCCCTCTACAGCTGAAGGACTGGAAAGTAGCCTATCCTTCTACTCAGTTGATTAATATGTATGGGATTACGGAAACGACTGTTCATGTTACGTACAAGGAAATTACTGAAAAAGAAATCGAGACTAACATCAGCAACATTGGAAAACCGATTCCCACTCTTCAGGTGTATGTGCTGGATGGACAGAAGAACCTCCTGCCCGTTGGAATCGGCGGTGAAATGTATGTTGCCGGGGAAGGTGTGGCTAGAGGTTATTGGAATCGTCCAGAGCTAACGGAAGAGCGCTTTGTTGAAAATCCGTTTCAACCAGGAGAGCGGATGTACAAAACAGGTGACCTGGCCCGATGGCTGGAAGATGGAAACCTGGAGTACCTTGGAAGAATGGATGATCAGGTGAAAATCCGCGGCCACCG
- a CDS encoding IS110 family transposase — translation MQHVIAFDVSMGKSYMVIYNAQKQCIFESEINHSKPDFEELRKRIDQLMNENKKSPHIVFEATGVYSRQLERFMQDNKFEYFLLNPLEAKLQCDSLRIHKTDRSDAHQLALTHFTASRREKTGTDNLFYQLKSLSRFYSEL, via the coding sequence ATGCAACATGTAATTGCGTTTGATGTTAGTATGGGAAAGAGTTATATGGTTATTTATAATGCTCAAAAACAATGTATTTTTGAAAGTGAAATCAATCATTCTAAGCCCGATTTTGAAGAACTACGAAAACGAATAGATCAACTTATGAATGAAAATAAAAAATCACCTCATATTGTGTTCGAAGCAACTGGTGTCTATTCGAGACAACTGGAGCGTTTTATGCAAGATAACAAGTTTGAATACTTTCTGTTGAACCCTTTAGAAGCGAAATTACAATGCGATTCCTTACGGATTCATAAAACCGATAGAAGCGACGCGCATCAATTAGCTCTCACACATTTCACGGCTTCCCGGAGGGAAAAGACAGGCACAGATAACTTATTTTATCAATTAAAATCACTCTCAAGATTTTATAGTGAACT
- a CDS encoding type IA DNA topoisomerase: protein LIVKRFIGNFMPPAIYLVREAQFIDREENIYSTKEKVLQEKGFLSVFHEDMEEGSVESFQIPFLYEGDSFQIVKHDLMQSKTKKPAFHTESSILTFMETAGRKLDDDHLKELMKGKRIGTVATEETFIPKLATRNYITVTNGQIRTTKIGRAFVEKFPIDEIKNPAYTAEMEGMIHMIEKKEMQYGEFVENTNTFVKETVAKLGETEEKVADEMILNWNQQIEVCRCPCKKGKILHKGNFYGCSNYPECEIRIPKKIKEKAIPEAQVKKLFESKKTDLLKGFKSGEKEFSAYLVFREGKVQFQFPTTEELSLGKCPDCKKGDILHRKTFFGCTEYKNGCKFMLPAKIKEKAIPPSQLK from the coding sequence CCTCATTGTGAAACGATTTATTGGGAATTTTATGCCACCGGCTATTTATTTGGTACGTGAGGCACAGTTTATAGATCGAGAGGAAAACATATACAGTACAAAAGAGAAAGTTCTTCAAGAGAAGGGATTTTTAAGCGTATTTCATGAGGACATGGAAGAAGGTTCTGTGGAAAGCTTTCAAATCCCTTTTTTATATGAGGGAGACTCGTTCCAAATCGTAAAACATGACTTAATGCAGTCGAAAACAAAGAAACCAGCATTTCATACTGAAAGCTCCATTCTAACGTTTATGGAGACCGCCGGTCGTAAATTAGATGATGACCATTTAAAAGAGCTAATGAAAGGAAAACGTATTGGGACGGTTGCGACAGAGGAGACCTTTATTCCAAAACTCGCAACGAGAAATTACATCACAGTTACCAATGGCCAAATTCGTACTACGAAAATTGGTCGTGCATTTGTAGAAAAATTTCCGATAGATGAAATCAAAAATCCAGCTTATACGGCTGAAATGGAAGGGATGATTCATATGATCGAAAAGAAGGAAATGCAATACGGTGAATTTGTGGAAAATACGAATACATTTGTAAAAGAAACAGTTGCAAAACTTGGAGAAACAGAAGAAAAAGTAGCGGATGAAATGATTTTGAATTGGAATCAACAAATTGAAGTATGCCGTTGCCCATGTAAAAAGGGGAAAATCCTTCATAAGGGCAACTTCTATGGATGTAGTAATTATCCAGAATGTGAGATCCGTATACCGAAGAAAATTAAAGAGAAAGCGATTCCTGAAGCACAAGTAAAAAAGCTGTTTGAAAGTAAGAAAACGGATCTGTTAAAAGGCTTTAAATCCGGTGAGAAAGAGTTTTCAGCGTATTTAGTATTCCGAGAAGGCAAAGTACAGTTCCAGTTTCCAACGACAGAGGAGCTGTCTCTTGGGAAGTGTCCAGACTGTAAGAAAGGGGACATTCTTCATCGAAAAACATTTTTTGGGTGCACAGAATATAAAAATGGTTGTAAGTTCATGCTGCCAGCAAAAATCAAAGAAAAAGCGATTCCCCCTTCTCAACTAAAAAA
- a CDS encoding condensation domain-containing protein translates to YSFDASVGDIFHTLLSGATLYICDKEIFLSGQEFVKWLEENAINSIPFIPPSMLKALPFAELPDLHTLSTSGEALPVDLVKVWGRNRKFLNAYGPTETVVDATIGECSPELNKVVIGKPIANKRVYIFNKDLQLQPIGVPGELFIGGEGVARGYLNRGDMTKERFIVNPYQVNEKIYRTGDVVRWLSDGNIEFLGRNDEQVKVRGYRVELGEIETKLTEHAFVKEAVVVLKDRNLCAYVVSERDWMVTEMRQHLQKELPEYMIPSYFIRLNSLPLTPNGKIDKKSLPEPDFTMDEGTEYAAPLSEMEKLLADVWKGVLRVERVGIHDNFFELGGDSIKAIQIAARLNELNLKLNMMEMFKNPTIYELSPFIESFQTEAKQSAIEGTVPLTPIQHWFLEQEFERPEHFNQSMMLFRKEGWEPELIENCFRKLCEHHDALRIAFSLDSSSQHNRGIQGIECTVKNFDFRGMENSVSLIEKEANRIQGSIQFSNGSLFKLAVFNTEEGSHLLIVIHHLIIDGVSWRILIEDFYRLYEKGDDSLPAKTTSYQDWANGLAQYVPSRKNEKEVVYWRNIQSKTIPMLPKDYQYSGRHLYEDLQIEGISLNKNETIMLLTEVHKVFQTEINDLLLAALAMTIKEWTGENALVVSLEGHGREELIDGMDLSRTVGWFTSIFPVIFELDSGNMASVIKTVKETLRKIPKKGAGYGVFKYLNSSVAIGKTIDPEISFNYLGAFEEDDVQLYSSMPMGRQISGKNHQEHLLEWNGMVVGGVLQINISYNPKVFRKSTIKMLGSLYRQNLVALMKFCSEKDEIELTPSDFSENDMTLDELDNIFEVFESKK, encoded by the coding sequence TTATAGTTTTGATGCTTCTGTGGGAGATATTTTTCATACGCTATTATCGGGTGCTACTCTTTATATCTGTGATAAGGAGATTTTTCTTTCTGGGCAAGAGTTTGTTAAATGGTTGGAAGAAAACGCGATAAATTCAATTCCTTTTATTCCCCCATCCATGTTAAAAGCACTTCCGTTTGCTGAACTGCCAGATTTACATACGTTAAGCACCAGCGGGGAAGCGTTACCTGTAGATCTGGTGAAAGTATGGGGAAGAAACAGGAAATTTTTAAATGCATACGGACCTACTGAAACAGTAGTGGATGCTACTATTGGCGAATGCAGTCCAGAGCTGAATAAAGTGGTGATTGGAAAACCAATTGCCAATAAGCGTGTTTATATCTTTAATAAAGACCTCCAGTTGCAACCTATAGGAGTTCCGGGAGAACTCTTTATAGGAGGAGAAGGAGTAGCGCGCGGGTATTTAAACAGAGGAGATATGACAAAGGAGCGTTTCATTGTTAATCCATATCAAGTGAATGAAAAGATTTATAGAACGGGAGATGTTGTTCGCTGGCTGTCCGATGGAAATATAGAGTTTTTAGGCCGAAATGATGAGCAAGTAAAAGTCAGGGGCTACCGAGTTGAATTGGGAGAAATAGAGACCAAGCTGACCGAACATGCTTTTGTCAAAGAAGCAGTCGTTGTTCTCAAAGATCGTAATTTATGTGCCTATGTCGTTTCTGAGAGAGACTGGATGGTTACAGAGATGCGCCAGCACCTGCAGAAAGAGCTGCCTGAATATATGATCCCTTCATACTTTATAAGGCTGAATTCTCTACCGCTTACACCTAATGGGAAAATAGATAAGAAATCTCTTCCAGAACCTGATTTTACGATGGACGAAGGAACGGAGTACGCTGCACCTCTCTCTGAAATGGAGAAGCTGCTTGCAGATGTATGGAAGGGAGTTCTACGGGTGGAGCGTGTAGGGATCCATGATAATTTCTTCGAACTGGGAGGTGACTCTATTAAAGCCATTCAGATCGCTGCAAGGTTAAATGAACTCAATTTAAAGCTGAACATGATGGAAATGTTTAAAAATCCAACTATATATGAATTGAGTCCATTTATTGAGTCTTTCCAGACAGAAGCCAAACAGAGTGCAATTGAGGGAACAGTTCCTCTCACTCCTATACAGCATTGGTTTTTAGAACAGGAATTTGAAAGGCCAGAGCACTTTAATCAATCGATGATGCTGTTTAGGAAAGAAGGATGGGAGCCTGAATTGATAGAGAACTGCTTCAGAAAACTGTGCGAGCATCATGATGCATTGCGGATTGCTTTTTCTTTGGATTCTTCCTCTCAGCATAATCGGGGAATACAGGGGATTGAGTGCACTGTAAAAAACTTTGATTTTAGGGGCATGGAAAATTCTGTTTCTTTAATTGAGAAGGAGGCAAATCGAATACAGGGCAGCATCCAGTTTTCTAATGGCTCGCTTTTCAAGCTGGCAGTATTCAACACAGAAGAAGGTAGCCATTTGCTAATCGTCATTCACCACCTAATAATAGACGGAGTATCATGGAGGATCCTTATTGAGGACTTTTACCGCCTATATGAAAAAGGGGATGATTCTCTTCCGGCAAAAACAACTTCTTATCAGGATTGGGCTAATGGACTTGCTCAATACGTACCAAGCCGCAAAAATGAAAAAGAGGTTGTTTATTGGAGAAACATTCAGTCTAAGACAATACCAATGTTGCCTAAAGACTATCAGTATTCAGGTAGGCATCTATATGAAGATTTACAAATAGAAGGGATATCGTTAAACAAAAATGAAACCATCATGCTTTTAACTGAGGTACACAAGGTATTTCAGACAGAAATTAATGATCTTCTTCTAGCTGCTCTCGCAATGACAATAAAGGAGTGGACAGGAGAGAATGCTCTGGTCGTTAGTCTGGAAGGTCATGGAAGAGAAGAGTTGATAGATGGAATGGATCTAAGCAGAACGGTAGGGTGGTTTACAAGCATATTCCCTGTCATCTTTGAACTGGATTCAGGCAATATGGCATCTGTTATTAAGACTGTTAAAGAGACCCTCCGAAAGATACCAAAAAAGGGAGCTGGATATGGAGTTTTCAAGTATTTAAATTCAAGTGTAGCTATAGGAAAGACGATAGATCCTGAAATTAGTTTTAACTACCTTGGAGCTTTTGAAGAAGACGATGTTCAACTCTACTCCAGCATGCCGATGGGCCGACAAATTAGCGGAAAGAACCATCAGGAGCATTTACTTGAATGGAATGGAATGGTCGTAGGAGGAGTTTTACAGATTAATATCAGCTACAATCCAAAGGTCTTTAGGAAGAGCACTATTAAGATGCTGGGAAGCCTTTATCGTCAAAATCTAGTTGCTCTGATGAAGTTTTGTAGCGAAAAAGATGAAATCGAGCTTACTCCAAGTGATTTCAGTGAGAATGATATGACTCTAGACGAGTTGGACAATATTTTTGAAGTTTTCGAATCAAAAAAATAG
- a CDS encoding condensation domain-containing protein codes for MFDRKNVKDIYRLSPMQQGMLFHTIKDQKNQVYFEQLSFDIEGSVNIDFLIAGVNALIEKYDVLRTIFLYEKIKRPMQIVLKNREASVYTEDISSMPEAQRSAYLKEYKEKDRERGFDLSRDLLIRFSLFKTGESTNLLLISSHHILMDGWCMDVVLSDLFNFYHMYLNNLPVKVEKTIPYSSFIRWLDEQNEEEARSFWKNYLHEYKEISGIPYHKLSNSSENVREELHFGLGESLTGQLQQLANMNQVTMNTLIQTFWGILLQKLNDTRDVVFGSVVSGRPSEIYGVEKIVGLFINTIPVRISATEEETMVGLIKKVQEQSLLAGKYDYLSLADIQSNGEVSGMLFDHIMAFENYPVNSSEQVEHATGGIGFTVTGMEAYEQTNYDLTIQLHAGEELKGKITYNGAVYPKELIKRLPVYL; via the coding sequence ATGTTTGACAGAAAAAACGTCAAGGATATTTATCGGTTATCCCCCATGCAGCAAGGAATGTTATTTCACACAATTAAAGATCAGAAAAATCAAGTGTATTTTGAACAACTGTCCTTTGATATAGAAGGTTCTGTGAACATAGATTTTCTAATAGCTGGTGTTAATGCTCTCATAGAAAAATATGATGTTTTAAGAACTATATTTTTATATGAAAAAATAAAGCGTCCGATGCAGATTGTATTAAAGAACAGAGAAGCATCAGTTTATACTGAGGATATTTCAAGTATGCCTGAGGCACAACGTTCGGCTTACCTAAAGGAATATAAAGAGAAAGACCGGGAGAGAGGTTTTGACCTCTCCCGGGATCTGCTTATTCGGTTTTCTCTTTTTAAAACGGGAGAAAGTACAAATCTACTACTGATAAGCAGCCATCATATTCTGATGGACGGCTGGTGTATGGATGTTGTTTTAAGTGATTTATTCAATTTCTATCATATGTATCTTAATAATCTTCCAGTAAAAGTTGAAAAAACAATCCCGTACAGCTCCTTTATTAGGTGGCTTGATGAACAAAATGAAGAAGAGGCGAGATCTTTCTGGAAGAACTATCTTCACGAATATAAAGAGATATCGGGAATTCCTTATCATAAGCTATCTAACTCTTCAGAAAATGTTAGAGAAGAGTTGCATTTTGGACTGGGAGAATCTCTTACGGGGCAGTTACAGCAGTTGGCCAATATGAATCAGGTTACGATGAATACGCTTATTCAAACATTCTGGGGTATTCTCCTGCAAAAATTAAATGATACAAGAGACGTAGTTTTCGGCTCTGTTGTTTCGGGAAGACCTTCAGAAATTTATGGGGTTGAAAAGATTGTCGGATTGTTTATTAATACTATTCCTGTTAGGATTTCAGCTACTGAAGAAGAAACGATGGTGGGATTAATTAAAAAAGTTCAAGAGCAATCCCTGCTTGCTGGAAAATATGATTATTTATCACTTGCGGATATTCAAAGCAATGGGGAAGTATCAGGTATGTTATTTGACCATATTATGGCTTTTGAAAATTATCCAGTAAACTCTTCGGAGCAAGTAGAACATGCTACGGGGGGGATTGGATTTACTGTAACAGGAATGGAAGCCTACGAACAGACAAACTATGACTTGACGATTCAGCTTCATGCAGGTGAAGAGTTAAAAGGAAAAATAACATATAACGGAGCTGTCTATCCTAAAGAGCTCATTAAAAGACTGCCTGTTTATCTT
- a CDS encoding IS4 family transposase produces the protein MNLSISDELELFSKELQRYMSPHALEKFAREIGFVQRKSKYRAQDLVALCVWLSENIANTSLTQLSSRLEANTGISMSPEGLNQRFNSRAVQFLQQILASLLHQQFCSSSKIPTLYTNYFRRIRVLDSTHFQIPDKFTSTYQGSGGSGQSAGVKIQLEYDLLSGQFLHVHVGAGKHNDKTYGSTCLKSLQPQDVCIRDLGYFDLNDLHTIDEHGAYFISRLKLNTRIYQKNKDPEYFQNGTIKKHSEYIQLDMEQFIDQLQSGETYEIPEIYIGMYQKLPARLILYKLTETQMKRRQKDLALKEHKKQITYKERSKRLSAIHFYITNISPEHLPKEQVYDFYSLRWQIELIFKTWKSFFRIHHCNSVKLERLECHLYGQLISILLCSSTMFQMRQLLLIKKKRELSEYKAIYIIKDYFSLIYQPLQEDTQELIKILFRLFNLLQKNGRKSHRYEKKTVFDILSVVYNFSMSHNHVA, from the coding sequence ATGAATTTATCGATTTCTGATGAACTAGAATTGTTTTCTAAAGAGTTGCAGCGATATATGTCACCACATGCTTTGGAGAAATTTGCTAGAGAGATAGGATTTGTTCAACGAAAAAGTAAATATCGTGCACAAGATTTAGTAGCTCTTTGTGTTTGGTTAAGCGAAAACATAGCAAACACTTCATTGACACAACTAAGTAGTCGATTAGAAGCTAACACAGGTATTTCTATGAGTCCAGAAGGACTCAACCAACGTTTTAACTCTCGAGCTGTACAGTTTCTGCAACAAATATTAGCTTCTTTACTCCATCAGCAATTTTGTTCTTCTAGCAAGATTCCAACTTTGTATACAAACTATTTTCGACGTATTCGTGTATTGGATTCTACACATTTTCAGATTCCGGATAAATTCACTTCTACATATCAAGGTTCAGGTGGTAGTGGTCAAAGTGCCGGTGTGAAAATTCAATTAGAGTACGATTTGTTAAGTGGCCAGTTTCTACATGTCCATGTGGGTGCTGGAAAGCACAATGATAAAACATATGGTTCTACTTGTCTAAAATCGCTCCAACCGCAGGATGTATGTATACGTGACTTAGGGTACTTTGACTTAAACGATTTACATACTATAGACGAGCACGGTGCCTATTTCATCTCACGGCTTAAGCTCAATACTCGTATATATCAGAAAAATAAAGATCCTGAATACTTTCAAAATGGAACTATAAAAAAGCACTCTGAGTATATCCAATTAGATATGGAGCAATTCATTGACCAATTACAGTCAGGTGAAACATATGAAATTCCCGAGATTTATATTGGAATGTATCAAAAGCTTCCTGCAAGACTAATTCTGTATAAATTAACTGAAACGCAAATGAAACGTAGACAAAAGGATTTAGCACTTAAAGAACATAAGAAGCAAATTACCTATAAAGAACGCAGTAAGCGGCTTAGTGCAATTCACTTTTATATTACGAATATCTCTCCGGAACATCTACCCAAGGAACAAGTATACGATTTTTATTCCTTACGATGGCAAATTGAACTGATATTTAAAACATGGAAATCATTTTTTCGTATTCATCACTGTAATTCTGTAAAATTAGAACGACTAGAGTGCCACTTATACGGACAATTAATAAGTATCCTTCTTTGTTCTTCCACCATGTTTCAAATGCGCCAATTACTCCTCATCAAGAAGAAACGAGAATTAAGTGAATATAAAGCGATTTATATCATAAAAGATTATTTTTCACTTATTTATCAACCTTTACAAGAAGACACTCAAGAATTAATAAAGATATTGTTTCGTCTGTTTAATCTCTTACAGAAAAACGGCCGAAAATCCCATAGGTATGAGAAGAAAACAGTCTTTGATATCTTAAGCGTCGTATACAACTTTTCTATGTCTCACAATCATGTAGCGTAA
- a CDS encoding group II intron maturase-specific domain-containing protein — translation MKEGKSFEISQYQVLEAYKRVKANRGAGGIDGVDFTEFDKDLKNNLYKPWNRMSSGSYFPNPVKGVEIPKKNGKKRLLGIPTISDRIAQMVVRMNFESLVELIFCADSYGYRLNRSAIDAVIHCQTKEEAERLLEKLKERMMSCKLELHPEKTKVVYCRSDNFSKRHEHESFDFLGYTFRRRWAKSKYGTFFHVFTPAVSKSAGQHLKDKIREIRKRNKLYSLEELADIMNPILRGWANYFIKFCASEARKILDFVNLTLVRFIRFKYKTVKRSKAKAFRYLVRMAKAQPNLFYHWQMGIRPTIG, via the coding sequence ATGAAAGAAGGAAAATCGTTTGAGATTTCACAATATCAAGTACTGGAAGCATACAAACGTGTAAAAGCGAATCGAGGTGCTGGAGGTATTGATGGAGTTGACTTCACAGAGTTTGATAAGGATTTGAAGAATAATTTGTACAAGCCTTGGAATAGAATGTCTTCGGGTAGCTATTTTCCTAATCCAGTAAAAGGAGTAGAAATACCGAAGAAGAACGGGAAAAAGAGATTGCTAGGTATTCCAACTATTAGTGATAGAATTGCCCAAATGGTAGTTCGTATGAATTTTGAGTCACTTGTTGAACTGATATTCTGTGCTGATTCTTATGGATATAGACTTAATCGCTCTGCCATTGATGCAGTGATACATTGTCAAACCAAAGAGGAAGCAGAAAGACTCTTAGAAAAGCTCAAAGAAAGAATGATGTCATGTAAGTTAGAGTTACATCCAGAAAAGACGAAAGTCGTCTACTGTAGAAGTGATAATTTCTCAAAACGACATGAGCATGAATCGTTTGACTTTCTAGGCTACACATTTCGAAGGAGATGGGCCAAGAGTAAATACGGAACATTTTTTCATGTCTTTACTCCTGCAGTTAGTAAAAGTGCTGGACAACACCTTAAAGATAAAATCCGCGAGATAAGAAAGCGGAATAAACTATACTCATTAGAGGAACTAGCAGACATTATGAATCCAATCTTACGTGGTTGGGCAAATTACTTTATAAAATTCTGTGCAAGTGAGGCAAGAAAGATACTCGACTTTGTGAATCTCACATTAGTCAGATTTATCAGGTTTAAGTATAAAACGGTGAAAAGAAGCAAAGCTAAAGCCTTTAGATATTTAGTACGTATGGCAAAAGCACAACCAAACCTGTTTTATCACTGGCAAATGGGGATACGTCCGACAATTGGATAA
- a CDS encoding DUF5105 domain-containing protein, producing MKIKQFMSVCFAAILTVGFVSGCDSSKSSTEVKENKVYGVGDTGKTQNIELKLESAEFVLPGQFAKQTNDRVLKVKVSLKNKGDKVIKMLPQDFSLYQKDEKTNLYYTSDPNELKGGDVDNGKKVSGTIYYNVKDSSSYELVYKKYIMDPKKEKEEKISFKIQGKELAEKAKELQRPAEALTAYLNAAFYDKDSNKINDLSGEDGTAFVKEVESSFKRTNERMFNNQIDEQGMLNYYKTLKTAFQKNVKFETKVVSLDGDRAQVELKAKPIMLNELKSRFQSEAMTIANQNPNITKEELTKKLFDYAVQLIPEARPGDTEETVKITMLKHGKNQWRLDTASADQIMKVFIK from the coding sequence ATGAAGATTAAGCAGTTTATGAGTGTTTGTTTTGCAGCTATTCTTACAGTAGGTTTTGTAAGTGGTTGCGATTCATCCAAAAGCTCAACGGAAGTAAAAGAGAATAAGGTATATGGAGTTGGGGATACAGGAAAAACACAAAATATTGAGCTGAAATTAGAAAGTGCGGAATTTGTCTTACCAGGACAATTTGCGAAGCAAACAAATGACAGAGTTTTAAAGGTGAAGGTGAGTTTGAAAAATAAAGGTGATAAGGTAATTAAAATGTTGCCACAAGATTTTTCACTATACCAAAAAGATGAAAAAACGAACCTTTATTATACGTCAGATCCAAATGAGTTAAAAGGAGGAGATGTCGATAACGGGAAAAAAGTATCTGGAACCATTTATTATAATGTGAAAGATTCGTCTTCTTATGAATTGGTTTATAAAAAGTACATTATGGATCCGAAAAAAGAAAAAGAAGAGAAAATTTCATTTAAAATCCAAGGAAAAGAATTGGCGGAAAAAGCAAAAGAGCTACAAAGACCTGCTGAGGCTTTGACCGCATATTTAAATGCAGCCTTCTATGATAAAGATTCTAACAAAATTAATGATTTATCAGGCGAAGATGGTACTGCGTTTGTGAAAGAAGTAGAATCTTCTTTTAAAAGAACAAATGAAAGAATGTTTAACAATCAAATCGATGAGCAAGGGATGTTAAATTACTATAAAACTTTAAAAACAGCATTCCAAAAAAATGTGAAATTTGAAACGAAGGTAGTATCCCTAGATGGAGATAGAGCTCAAGTTGAACTAAAAGCGAAACCAATTATGTTGAACGAGTTGAAATCTAGATTTCAAAGTGAAGCGATGACAATCGCAAATCAAAATCCAAATATCACCAAAGAGGAGTTGACGAAGAAATTATTCGATTATGCAGTACAGTTAATACCAGAAGCAAGACCTGGTGATACGGAAGAAACAGTTAAAATTACTATGCTGAAACACGGAAAAAATCAATGGCGTTTAGATACAGCCTCCGCAGATCAAATTATGAAAGTATTTATTAAATAA
- a CDS encoding DUF3994 domain-containing protein, whose protein sequence is MKRNKVLSVAIPIMLLAGCGGVDKASTDNKSKVEAKQENKKVKLSKEDYPNKVYELCLDFNRKYTEHERILNRPARKSTQDSSLETLQSQLDGLITVTDKVLNIEPPSEYEDVHKNVAESMNHFKKSFELNKKIYGAKDKTTSSHLAMVKESDEELKKAKECWSKFENVINDKKSIGTRKTVSEGDGTVTEQDLKDLDRKAGIDIDAVKKNTTKEGKEFEGSWGFEKDGKFIPTFIFKGNTFETYARAEYPSKKNYVTGTWVYRKDSSELMLTIKQAYAEGKPIDSERHIIALKVQNFGDNKMQLFDGENFQTYRFVKQK, encoded by the coding sequence ATGAAACGAAACAAAGTACTATCGGTAGCAATCCCTATCATGCTATTAGCGGGATGTGGTGGGGTAGATAAAGCATCGACTGATAATAAGTCAAAAGTTGAAGCAAAACAAGAAAATAAGAAAGTAAAGCTTTCAAAAGAGGACTACCCTAACAAAGTCTATGAACTTTGTCTAGATTTTAATAGGAAGTATACAGAGCACGAACGGATACTAAACCGCCCTGCAAGAAAAAGTACCCAAGATAGTTCCTTAGAAACACTACAAAGTCAACTTGACGGTTTAATAACGGTAACTGATAAGGTCTTAAATATCGAACCTCCTAGTGAGTATGAAGATGTACATAAAAACGTAGCAGAATCAATGAATCACTTTAAAAAATCATTTGAACTCAATAAGAAAATATATGGTGCTAAAGACAAAACTACATCATCACATTTAGCGATGGTAAAAGAGTCTGATGAAGAATTGAAAAAAGCAAAAGAGTGTTGGTCAAAGTTCGAGAACGTTATTAACGATAAGAAATCAATCGGTACTAGGAAAACAGTAAGTGAAGGTGACGGTACGGTAACTGAACAAGATTTAAAAGATTTAGATAGAAAAGCCGGTATTGACATAGATGCTGTTAAGAAAAACACAACAAAAGAAGGTAAAGAGTTTGAAGGTAGTTGGGGTTTTGAAAAAGACGGTAAATTTATACCTACATTTATCTTTAAAGGTAACACATTTGAAACTTATGCAAGAGCCGAGTATCCTAGTAAAAAGAATTATGTAACAGGGACTTGGGTATACCGTAAAGACTCTTCTGAATTAATGTTAACTATTAAACAAGCATATGCAGAGGGAAAACCTATTGATTCAGAAAGACATATTATAGCATTAAAAGTCCAAAATTTTGGAGATAATAAAATGCAACTGTTTGATGGCGAGAATTTCCAAACATACCGTTTCGTAAAACAAAAATAA